A single region of the Raphanus sativus cultivar WK10039 chromosome 1, ASM80110v3, whole genome shotgun sequence genome encodes:
- the LOC108856770 gene encoding uncharacterized protein LOC108856770 isoform X1 has translation MISMFLMKKNPLPTPLPDSSSLYNIPTGSSDYNTPETENGSNADVKARPSPYIVSPTFDNRQGLMSMLLMRLREETLINSLRRTYLCHPLGNGSVSDDSSEQYQNGGYIPQHDGASDAMPQANLEGNAFCMTFVGDRKFPRDVICSSSKIPQVDGPMPDAYDEMLSTPNQHVWISSTEGLQQNIFI, from the exons aATCCCCTTCCAACGCCGCTTCCTGATAGCTCCTCCTTGTATAACATTCCTACTGGCTCGAGTGATTACAATACTCCTGAAACTGAGAATGGAAGCAACGCTGATGTTAAAGCAAGACCCAGTCCTTATATTGTCAGCCCTACTTTTGA CAACCGCCAAGGCTTGATGTCAATGTTG CTTATGAGATTGAGAGAGGAAACTCTAATCAACAGTTTACGCAG GACTTATTTGTGCCATCCTCTGGGAAACGGAAGCGTGAGTGATGATTCTTCTGAACAATATCAAAATGGTGGATATATACCACAACATGATGGTGCAAGCGATGCAATGCCTCAG GCAAACCTTGAGGGCAATGCATTCTGCATGACCTTTGTTGGTGATAGAAAGTTTCCACGAGATGTCATCTGCTCATCTTCAAAGATTCCTCAAGTTGATGGGCCAATGCCTGACGCTTACGATGAAATGTTGTCTACACCAAAT CAACATGTGTGGATCTCTAGCACAGAGGGACTTCAGCAGAACATATTCATATAA
- the LOC108856770 gene encoding uncharacterized protein LOC108856770 isoform X3, whose amino-acid sequence MSSAHLQRFLKLMGQCLTLTMKCCLHQIVNMFSNSESPRSPPTRLQRQAPMALNLDRVPVNPVLQQSCDAAATSAIPLLSPLYVSPNQQSSPLPRQGEEDFMFPVGVADKNGSQPSIDHNESWQHSAEADNSSQMALVNMFQTKFALVNPSQ is encoded by the exons ATGTCATCTGCTCATCTTCAAAGATTCCTCAAGTTGATGGGCCAATGCCTGACGCTTACGATGAAATGTTGTCTACACCAAAT TGTGAACATGTTTAGCAATAGCGAGTCCCCGAGATCACCACCGACTAGGCTCCAGAGGCAAGCACCTATGGCTCTGAATCTTGACCGTGTTCCAGTGAATCCCGTTTTGCAGCAGTCGTGTGATGCGGCTGCAACCTCAGCTATCCCTCTGCTTTCACCTCTCTATGTGTCTCCAAACCAGCAGTCTTCTCCTCTCCCTAGACAAGGGGAAGAAGATTTCATGTTTCCTGTTGGTGTTGCTGACAAGAACGGTTCTCAACCGTCAATAGACCACAATGAAAGCTGGCAACATTCAGCTGAGGCCGACAATAGCAGCCAAATGGCTCTTGTTAATATGTTTCAAACCAAGTTCGCGCTTGTAAATCCTTCACAATGA
- the LOC108856770 gene encoding uncharacterized protein LOC108856770 isoform X2, with translation MISMFLMKKNPLPTPLPDSSSLYNIPTGSSDYNTPETENGSNADVKARPSPYIVSPTFDNRQGLMSMLLMRLREETLINSLRRTYLCHPLGNGSVSDDSSEQYQNGGYIPQHDGASDAMPQANLEGNAFCMTFVGDRKFPRDVICSSSKIPQVDGPMPDAYDEMLSTPNCEHV, from the exons aATCCCCTTCCAACGCCGCTTCCTGATAGCTCCTCCTTGTATAACATTCCTACTGGCTCGAGTGATTACAATACTCCTGAAACTGAGAATGGAAGCAACGCTGATGTTAAAGCAAGACCCAGTCCTTATATTGTCAGCCCTACTTTTGA CAACCGCCAAGGCTTGATGTCAATGTTG CTTATGAGATTGAGAGAGGAAACTCTAATCAACAGTTTACGCAG GACTTATTTGTGCCATCCTCTGGGAAACGGAAGCGTGAGTGATGATTCTTCTGAACAATATCAAAATGGTGGATATATACCACAACATGATGGTGCAAGCGATGCAATGCCTCAG GCAAACCTTGAGGGCAATGCATTCTGCATGACCTTTGTTGGTGATAGAAAGTTTCCACGAGATGTCATCTGCTCATCTTCAAAGATTCCTCAAGTTGATGGGCCAATGCCTGACGCTTACGATGAAATGTTGTCTACACCAAAT TGTGAACATGTTTAG